From the genome of Solanum lycopersicum chromosome 7, SLM_r2.1:
aaaaaaaaatgggCATGCCACATGCGAATATACAATGTTTTGttcgttttattaattttaattacatacgaagagagaaataaaataagataatattaacaatatgtgaataattcattaatatgagattaattctttttgttattaatatggGAGCCTAAGTCAAAAAATGTTTGATTATGATATCATATTGTTAAGTGAATTTTACGCATGATTTATCAAtctattgatataaaaaaaaagttgttcaaATTTGTGTAAATAAACTTAAATGTGCACTAGTTTCTTTTGTATCGTGGTCCAATGGCGGTCCAAATTAATTACTCGATATAGTTAAATTGGTATCCTTAATACTAGACAttattaacattgaaagatcTAAATATCTACTATATTTTACTCTATGATTAAAGTAACATACGTGGCATGTTCCTACCCAAGAGATTTTGTTTATCTAGTAATAACAAAAATGAACATTTAtttctttgataaaataaaattaaccatTATGAAATGATCTATATACAAGCATATATCATGTATCATTCACTAGATATGCACAATGTAATATCATAGCTAGAAATACTATATGAAGTTTTTGAGCTTAAAATATTAGTTCCGTAAAACTATtcgattttaaattaataatttaatatttttttaattatatataaatataattaaaattagtgAATTCGATAGAAATTCTGATCAAAGCGGCTAAAGTAATGTGTAATGATTTATTACTTAAAACTTCAAAATCATAGTCCCACGCTCCACGTTCATTGCAGGGCTAAAAAATAGTATAGTACTATTATAATCTATTAATTAGTgtaaaatgtaattaattttaaatccattaattaattcattcaaCACCATTACAAAGCAAAGAACAATTAGTCGTATATGTTTACCTAAATTGAAAATGACTGTGACCCTACATCGtgtgattttaatattttagtcaGCTAACTGAAATAACTttgcttatttttattatatgataaatCATAATAGTTTGTAACGTTATGGcctatcaaataatatataattatttaatataatatatattgacTAAACTTTTGTGGCATATTATATAAGTGTATTTTTATGATCTGATTTTTTCTTCACCCTGCATATAGCGGAAATTATTAGTGCATTAATATTGACTACAATTTTATACTCTGTTGTAAAAGGTAAAAATTTTTATAATCTATTTATTAAATACTTGAGATTAATGAATATTACAATCGAGATTTATCATATAGATATAAaacctttttttcattttaaattgtaCCTCCtactattttgatttttctaataGTGATATGCTAATAATCAGTTTATACGTATCTTTAACTATTccatgttatatatatttatttttctaaatttattttttctacatctttgttttttctttgacAAAATGGATTTGTTAGAACTAGTATACATCATTCACCACACATGCACATTTATAAGACAAAATTATTGACACCTTCAAATATATGCTAGTCCTTTCTGACATAAATATAATGTCACACTATGCCTGCTGgttcaattaatatgaatttcttAGAATAGTTAAACACCAAAAATCTTCATATGAGAGGATGAGATTCATTAATTGGTTTCACTAAACCAAATTAGATTACAACACAGTAGACTTGCTCTGACTAAATCTGGATTAGGGATTTGTTAAGAAGtaccttaattaattagattCCTTTTGTCACATCatcattcaaaaatcaaaatgatttttattaggTCGAATGTGACAAAGTATATATGAAGGACATAATTGAAACATATTCcacattcaaaaattaaaattttggacTAATCGGTTTAAAAATATAGAAGGTAAACGTTTTCTTCTCAATTCTAACTATAATCAACGGTtacattaatattaatatatataaagtaaaatgTAAAAGCAATTTTcacattaacaaataaaaaaattgttcaaaattaaagaaaacatCACGATATTTGAAATcacattgatttttttctttaaattgtgtacttagtcttttttttaaaaaaaaatgtttggttGAAATATAATAGTATAGAAAAAATTGGCAAAAAActagtatttaaatatttaaaaatgcaAAGTATATAATGATTAAACTTTGTTGGTCAATGATAGGGATATTTTGGGGATTAATCGCACTCTGTCCTCCACTTCCCGTCGTTAGTAGCTTAAAGTCGTAAAAAACTCGATTCCGGTAGCGACGGCGACAAGTTAACCTACTGAGaagaaagttgttaaatttaCACTCAATTTCGTAATGCATGCTGGTGGAATCGCCGGTTATCCTCCGACGAAAAGCCGGTGAAAAATTCCTCAGAAATGTCGGGAGGGGAGTACGGGGATCACAACATTTTGTTACGTTCTACTTCATCGGCGTCGGAAGGCGATGTGGAAAGCCAGTCATCGCCGAGGAGAACGAATACCAGAAGCATTAAGGATCTATTGAAGAGGTTAGATCGAGGATTTTCTGGTCGGCGATCATCGGATAGGGATCATCACCACTCCTCGTCGCCTTCGCCTTCTAATCGCCGCGGTGTTTCATCTACTGCGGATGAAATTCTAGGGGATAGTGCTCCGCCGGAATGGGCGATGTTGCTTGTTGGATGTCTCCTTGGCCTTGCTACTGGCCTTTGTGTTGCCGGGTTTAATCGAGGGGTTAGTTTCAGCTTATAGCTTGCATTTTTGTTAAAGCTTATTTTTTGTTCAATAACTGGACGAATTTAGCTAGATTCATTGCTTTTTGCCTATGTTGGCAATTAGTTGTGTCATTTCTATTTCCTATCTCAATTTGCACATGATAGTGATTGATTATAAGATGCTTAGTGTGGAGATTTTGTTGAGTTGGCTTCAGATAGATGTTGTCAGTTAATCACTTGATTTCATTACACCTAATCGTAAACTAAATTAGCGGCGACGAATACTCTATTCCAGTCCGTTTCAGTGCAATAATACATGCATTTTATCTTCTAAAGCAAATTAGAGTTTCCTATCATtaccaaaatctgaaaattgtgAATTTGGGAACAGCAAAATGCTGTTGCTTTATGAAATCTGCATGTTATATTTTTCCTGTTATTTAGTTGTGTGTATCGATCCTGGGGTTTCAGTGTTTCCAAAGTAGAGATCTTCAGTAAATGAGTAACGGCAGTTCCTGTGGTTTGCTTTCCTTTTTGGTATGGGGAATCTGCGGATTGAGGGTCTGCTTTTGTGACTTGCAAGCTTTTCTGAccatttttgttgattaaaggTGTTGAATTTGGAGAGTTGCTTGTACTGTATTTCTTATGTTGTTAACCAGTAGTCTTTGAACTgtaaatttttattgtatattggATGACACCGAGGATATTTGTTTAGGTACATGTAATACATGAGTGGGCATGGGCTGGTACTCCTTATGACGGTGCTGCTTGGCTTCGTTTGCAAAGGCTAGCTGATACTTGGCATCGGATACTTTTAATACCAGTTTTGGGTGGAGTCATTGTTGGCATGTTGCATGGTCTGCTCGGAATATTGGACCAAATAACACAGTCTAGCTCTACTCAGGGACAAGGATTTGATTTGATTGCTGGAATCTTCCCTACAGTGAAGGCCACTCAAGCTGCTATAACTCTGGGCACTGGTTGTTCCTTGGGTCCTGAAGGTCCTAGTGTAGATATAGGGAAATCATGTGCCTATGGATGCTCAATGATGATGGAAAACAACCGGGAAAGAAGAATAGCTCTTATTGCAGCTGGTGCAGCTGCTGGAATTTCTTCAGGtatgttttttcttattaaGAAGTATCTGAACCAAGAAATTTTTCTTATTCACTTTCAAAGTAGTGCAGAATATTAGGCCCTTAGCGAATTATATGTTTGGAAGTTTTTTAGTTTGTATGTAATCTCTGAGATGATATCTCTCAGAGATATTCTAGAGACATTGCCAAAGATGAGATATTGTTTGTTCGATCTCAAAACCACTATGACTGGATGCTTTTGTGAATTTCACTTGCAAGGAAGGTTTTTTTTGTGTTATAGCTTGTATGGATTATGACTTTAATGCATATTCTAGTGACGCTAAGAAGAGAACTCTCATGCCGTCCCACCTTTCTTCATTCCCAAAAgacttctttttctctttctcaaaaaatgaaattgtgttGTCAAAATAGGCAGTCACCTTGGAGCCAAATTTCCGACAAGTCCTTTGAGCTGCAAGGTTCAATATGGGTCTCAATATCAAAGGAGTAGAAACTATTCCCCCTTAGCTAATATGACTTTGTGTGGGTCCCACAGGCCATTATttacaacaacaactacaacaacatgAAATCGCACAAGTGGGGTCCGGGGAGGAGTGTGTATGCAGACCTCACCCTATAGAGAGGCCGTTTATCATTGCAGGGAGAAATACTTGGTTATTATTTTTGTCGATGTGTCAAATACATAGTCGGATAGTCTTCTTTAGTGCACTTCTGATACGTGCATATCCATGGGCGTGTACTTATCTGTGTGAATTGTGGCTTGCCTCAGCTGGTTGATGGATCGTTAGGTTTAACATTTTTTGTTCTGCAGGTTTCAATGCAGCGGTAGCTGGCTCTTTCTTTGCAATTGAAACAGTTTTAAGACCACTCCGTGCTGAAAATTCACCCCCTTTTACAACTGCGATGATCATATTGGCTTCTGTTATATCATCAACTGTATCAAATGCAGTACTTGGGGAAAAACAGGCTTTCACAGTGCCCACGTATGATATGAAATCTGCTGCCGGTATTTGATCTAAttctagtttattttattatggcTAAAACATTACTACTATAGTGCATGAGTATTTCCGTTGGTGttgttctatttattttttctataacaGACACGAGTCAATGACGAGGTGTATTTGCCCTTTCACAGTTTGGCTGCACTCTGCCAGTGTTCATGTTGCATTGTTGAATGAAATTCTTGTAATCAGGGAATTTTGCATATGCATTTCTGATATACTTGTATCATTTCTCGTGAAAATGTTTCCCGATGGTATTCATACTTGCTACTGTCATTCACATGCTAACTTTTGCTAAAAAAAGGGAACGGACAATGTCAAATACGCTTTTCTCTCGTCTCCTATATGTCTAAAGTAACATCTGAGTGTACTGTCTCTTCTCTCCATTGTTATAGTCGTAACATAGAGTCAATTCCTATTGTAATTTTTGGCATGGATACCATGCCAACCTCTCACACATCCTCATCGGGTCATCTGGGCATCTTCTCCTAACATCTTGAACCATCTCTATCTCACTTTCCTCAACTTATCTACCCCAGAGGTCACTCCCACCTTCTCCCAGATATCTTCATTCTCAATCTTATATTTCCTAGTAACTCCACGCATCCACCTTAACATTCTCAATTTCACAACTCTAATTTTTTGAAACATGAGAGTTTTTAACAGGCCAACACTCTATCCCATAAAACATAGTCGGCCTAATCACCACTTTGTAGAACATACCTTTAAGTTTAGGTGAGCCTCTATTTCATCCCCCTCACACCAATACGATGTGTGACATTATTGTTGATCTCCCATTACCTTGCATTGAAGACCCAAGATACTTGAAATGAGCCGTGTATCAAGGCTCACTTCCATGCCAACCTCATGTGTCTCATCACTGAACTTGCACTCCAAGTATTGTTTGTCTCCAAACCTCCAGCCCAGGGTTAACTCCACCGTTATTCTCGTCAATCGGTACTATGTCATTTGGAAATAACAACAGACACCACGGCACCTCACCTTGGATATGGCGTGTCGTAAGTTACATTAAGAGAGAATTTATAATGTGATGTCCGATTTAGATGACTGGGTATCATGTTACTTCATGCTTTACATATTAAACTGTCTTGAttctcctattttttttatggatgtCTTTCTGAATACTTGAGAATGCTTCCTTTTTGTAGAGCTTCCATTGTATTTGATACTGGGGATGCTGTGTGGAGTAGTAAGTGTTGTTTTCACTCGATTGGTGTCGTGGTTCACCAAGGGGTTTCAGTTCCTCAAGGAAAAGTTTGGACTTTCTGATGTTGTCTGCCCTGCTTTGGGGGGTTTAGGAGCTGGTGTAATAGCTCTGAGATATCCTGGAATTCTCTATTGGGGTTTCactaatgttgatgaaatccTACATACTGGGAAAACTGCATCTGCACCTGGAATTGGATGGCTAGCTCAATTAGTTGCTGCAAAAGTCGTGGCCACTGCTTTGTGCAAAGGGTCTGGCCTTGTTGGTGGATTGTATGCACCAAGCTTAATGATAGGTGCTGCTGTAGGTGCTGTATTTGGAGGGTTAGCCGGGGAACTAATTAATTCAGCTATTCCAGGGAATGCTGCTATTGCCCAGCCGCAGGCATATGCACTGGTCTGATATACTTTTACCTTCCCCAAACAATTATTACACTCCAATGCCGTTTAGGTGGTAAACTTTTTTAATGGATAAGTGTAAACAATGCAGGTGGGGATGGCTGCTACACTAGCTTCAGTTTGCTCAGTGCCTTTGACGTCAGTGCTTTTATTGTTTGAGTTGACAAAAGATTATAGAATTTTGCTTCCTCTCATGGTTAGTCTTGCTGAACAAAAACTCACTAGTTCTAGTTGTTTTTCATGTGTGTTACTAAAAGCTCCCATGCTTGATATAAACACCTATCTTTGTTATCTAATTTCCAAGTTTCTGAGTAACTCAAGTCCGTAACATAGTATCTCTTACTTTCTGAGTAACTCAAGTCTTCTTTGTGAAAAATTGTTGTCATCCTAGGTTAACTTCATAATTTGAGTATGCAATGGACTTCCTTTAATTGTATTGGCTAATTTTTGAGTTACTCACATTCTGAGATCAAGGTTTCCCCGCTTTGCTACATTCTGGTGTTTCTTTACCAGTTTATCTTAGGTAATCATTAAGTATATTCCTGACTTTTACTGTGGCGGTACTGCGGTTCGCATGTATTGATCTTTAACTTAATTTTGAGCtgtgtttgacctccaaaatttgGATTAAGTGGATCTTTTGGCTACTATCTGAACATTCTCCGGGGAATTCTGTGCTGAAATCACCCTGAGGGAGAGTTTGTGTAGTCAGGTGGTAAATTTGATCTTGGTAACCTTTTTGGTTGGTTAATTTAATCTCTGTAACTTTTCGCCATAAGTTTATGCTAACACGTTGGACTATTGTCCTCTCTACATTTGAGAGGTAAGAGGGCTAAACTATAGGAAACTATGCTGCCATAATAAGGAAACCTTCTATTATATtaaaggcttaagtcatctgcGGCCCCTTAAAGTTATCCGCATATTTCATTTGGACACCTTATCTTAGGTTTGTTCCAATTGAACACCtttattagttaaaaaaaatacctatcgaacattttttgaaaataaacaaaaagtagaGATTGTGTGTAATACAATCGCCACTAACGTGGCATAATATCTAATGAAAAATTGACACGCGGCATTGGGCCATAATAacaattagtaaaaataaattaggaaatACTTAAAAGCTATGTGttcagaaaaaagaaaaaaaaaggctttctttttcccttttcttctttGCAGATGCCCAGAACAACCACCCACCCCCGACGTCCATTTTTCTccattatttttctcaataCACACACAATTGTTGGTCAAAATTACGTGCACTCCGATAATCATCCTCACTCCACCTTATGAATCTTTAacgatttcaaagaaaataatttcatattcgTAATAGTTTTGTCGGAAAAAATGGAATTTCGCCGGAATTATTTTAAGctcaatttgatttttgtttttgatgaaattctcTTCCACAACTTAAATGAATATCTTTATCAACAAACTCTTTTAGTTTATTGTGTTTTGACtggttatatatttaattgatgtttcTCTGATGACGACAACAACAACGATAATATTGATGATGACGGAATGATGCTATTTGAGAAAGGGGTGTGTCGATGGTGGGAAAGGAATGGTGGACGAGGGTTCTAGGTAATACTATTGAATTGAAAAGTCCCACCGGGAAAGATGAATTGGGGAAGAACTGCCagcaattttttcttaaaaaattctGTTCATATTATGATTTTTCTCTTGTTGACATGTTCATTCTTTATTGGtccaaaaaaagatttttttggcTTCAAGCGCCTCTTAAATGTGTATTACACTTACAATGCCATGTcatgaaaaagtattaaataagtACATGTATTAAAGGGTAGAGGTGTTCACTAGGTACAACccctagttgaggtgtctaagtgaattatgcaaACAAATTCAAGGGTCCgcagatgacttaagcctataTTAAATTACATTACAGACATAACGTTACATTATAGTGTACTATATTAAGACTTATCCTTATCGGACTTGTACAAATCTAACTTGCATCTGTGTTTGCTAGTTAGATAATCGCATAGATGTATTTTGCTATTGTAGGTTGCTGTTGAAATGATAAATGGTGTAAAACTTGCAGTTTAAGTCATGCAATTGTTTTAAATGTTCTTTAATAGGGTGCTGTTGGGCTGGCAATATGGGTGCCTTCCGTTACCGACCAGCCAAATGAAGCGGAGTCATCAGAAGCCAAGTTTGCATCAAAAGGTTACTCTATTCTTTCACCAACtgatgaaaataatgaagggaATGGTTCGAGGCAATCTGGTGAGAGAAATAACTTGGAACTAATGGAGGTTCATAACAGTCATGAATCATTTGATGAAGGTCTCATTTTAGAAGATCTAAAGGTACTATCTTTGCGTTGGCATCTAGAATGTGGGAAAAGTTTGCATTTCATGGGATCttggttttcaattttttgaacaaAACACCACCTGttttcttttaggagacttattTTGTGATTTAGGTACTTCCAAGAGTCTAATGTGTATTTCCTTCTATTAGGTTTCTCAGGCCATGTCAAATGATTATTTAAAGGTCTCTCCAAGCCAAACTGTGAAAGAAGCATTAGAATGCATGCATGACGGCCGACAGAGTTGCGTTCTTGTGGTTGATGCTGAAGGTTACTTGGAAGGAATTTTAACATATGGTGACGTGAAAAGGAGTTTGTTTAAGAACCAT
Proteins encoded in this window:
- the LOC606305 gene encoding putative chloride channel protein isoform X1, coding for MSGGEYGDHNILLRSTSSASEGDVESQSSPRRTNTRSIKDLLKRLDRGFSGRRSSDRDHHHSSSPSPSNRRGVSSTADEILGDSAPPEWAMLLVGCLLGLATGLCVAGFNRGVHVIHEWAWAGTPYDGAAWLRLQRLADTWHRILLIPVLGGVIVGMLHGLLGILDQITQSSSTQGQGFDLIAGIFPTVKATQAAITLGTGCSLGPEGPSVDIGKSCAYGCSMMMENNRERRIALIAAGAAAGISSGFNAAVAGSFFAIETVLRPLRAENSPPFTTAMIILASVISSTVSNAVLGEKQAFTVPTYDMKSAAELPLYLILGMLCGVVSVVFTRLVSWFTKGFQFLKEKFGLSDVVCPALGGLGAGVIALRYPGILYWGFTNVDEILHTGKTASAPGIGWLAQLVAAKVVATALCKGSGLVGGLYAPSLMIGAAVGAVFGGLAGELINSAIPGNAAIAQPQAYALVGMAATLASVCSVPLTSVLLLFELTKDYRILLPLMGAVGLAIWVPSVTDQPNEAESSEAKFASKGYSILSPTDENNEGNGSRQSGERNNLELMEVHNSHESFDEGLILEDLKVSQAMSNDYLKVSPSQTVKEALECMHDGRQSCVLVVDAEGYLEGILTYGDVKRSLFKNHGDSSNKDLSVTDANTCLVSSICTKGISYRGQDCGLLTCYPDTDLAIAKQLMEAKGIKQLPVVKRGGEFRRERKRRVIALLHYDSVEETIRREVSHRKSVYQQNEEEKDKQIITNGH